From the Synechococcus sp. Nb3U1 genome, one window contains:
- the alr gene encoding alanine racemase, giving the protein MNQPSMGAMAAPGLQGNGARPVAGVVADVLAGPLSVEAASGTKALNGLDLSELPDPDLLTSRAWVEIDGAQLRENLRLLQARLSADTEIWAVVKANAYGHGARLVAPLAIAAGAKGLCVATLSEGIELRQMGLQAPILVLGALNTWAELWQAMAARLEISLTCTDQIPLVCQVARLAGRPFPVHVNVDTGMTRLGIPWTEAAALWGQIGRIPELQGCSLFSHLATADEPHCPAMEQQRTRFAQVIEQIQQAGDPLPSLHLDNSAGALSHLQGHYARVRLGLVLYGLPPAPHLQVPGLQPILRLKARLTHIQTVPAQTGVSYGHRYITSRPSRIATLAIGYADGIPRRLSGRLRGWVRGGLIPQVGTITMDQCMWDVTERPDIQVGDVVELLGPNLQAASLGSSVQDWADQLGTIPYELLCGLSARLPRLLVNSPKH; this is encoded by the coding sequence GTGAATCAACCGTCGATGGGAGCGATGGCAGCTCCAGGGTTGCAGGGCAATGGGGCAAGGCCGGTTGCCGGTGTTGTTGCAGACGTTTTGGCAGGCCCCTTGTCCGTTGAAGCCGCCTCAGGGACAAAGGCTCTCAACGGCTTAGATTTATCAGAGCTGCCTGACCCAGATCTGCTGACCAGTCGAGCTTGGGTGGAGATCGATGGAGCCCAATTGCGGGAGAACCTGCGGCTATTGCAGGCGCGGCTATCGGCGGACACAGAAATTTGGGCGGTGGTGAAGGCCAATGCCTATGGCCATGGGGCAAGGTTGGTGGCTCCCTTGGCTATCGCAGCCGGGGCAAAGGGCCTCTGTGTGGCCACTCTGTCAGAAGGGATCGAGTTGCGGCAAATGGGGCTGCAGGCTCCCATTCTGGTGTTGGGAGCCTTGAACACCTGGGCGGAGTTGTGGCAAGCGATGGCGGCCCGCTTAGAGATTAGCCTCACCTGTACCGACCAGATCCCTCTGGTGTGTCAGGTGGCACGGTTGGCGGGGCGGCCTTTTCCGGTGCATGTGAATGTGGATACGGGCATGACCCGGCTGGGGATCCCCTGGACAGAGGCGGCAGCTCTGTGGGGGCAGATTGGTCGGATCCCGGAGTTGCAGGGGTGTAGCTTGTTTTCCCATTTGGCGACAGCAGATGAACCCCACTGCCCGGCCATGGAACAGCAACGCACTCGCTTTGCTCAGGTTATCGAACAGATTCAACAGGCTGGGGATCCCTTGCCGAGCCTGCATCTAGATAACTCAGCCGGGGCATTGAGCCATCTGCAGGGGCATTATGCACGGGTGCGTTTAGGGCTGGTGCTTTACGGGTTACCCCCCGCTCCCCATTTGCAGGTGCCGGGTTTGCAGCCGATCCTACGGCTGAAGGCACGACTGACCCACATTCAAACGGTGCCCGCCCAGACAGGGGTGAGCTATGGGCATCGCTACATCACCTCCCGCCCCAGTCGTATTGCCACTCTGGCCATTGGCTATGCGGACGGGATCCCGCGGCGGCTTTCCGGTCGGTTGCGGGGATGGGTGCGTGGCGGCTTGATCCCACAGGTAGGGACAATCACCATGGATCAGTGTATGTGGGATGTGACGGAGAGACCGGATATTCAGGTAGGGGATGTGGTGGAATTGCTCGGCCCCAATCTGCAGGCGGCGAGCCTGGGCTCATCAGTTCAGGACTGGGCGGATCAGTTGGGCACGATTCCCTATGAACTGCTGTGTGGCCTTTCCGCCCGCTTGCCACGATTGCTGGTGAATTCTCCGAAACATTGA
- the radA gene encoding DNA repair protein RadA, translated as MAKAKTVWECSNCGERYPKFLGRCENCGSWNTLSEVVVAPAPKSSRAQALTPKSNGIPQSALPITQVQPDDHPRLASGYGEFDRVLGGGIVAGSLVLIGGDPGIGKSTLLLQTAEHLAKSGRMLYVSGEESAQQIKLRAERLGVGSEQLYLLAETDLEAILLEIQALQPRVAVIDSIQAIFWGQITAAPGSVSQVRECTSLLMRAAKKWGVALLIVGHVTKDGSLAGPKVLEHLVDTVLYFEGDRFQSHRLLRSVKNRFGAAQEIGVFEMAESGLVEVENPSQLFLSSRDQATPGTATIVACEGTRPLVVEVQALVSPTSYSSPRRTPTGIEMNRFLQILAVLEKRVGIPLSKYDAYIASAGGINVAEPAADLGVAVAVAASFRDRLVDPFTVLIGEVGLGGQVRPVSQLEQRLKEASKLGFRHAIIPNSPVMSDYGLRLSRVNRVLEALIVALPSSEGSE; from the coding sequence ATGGCTAAAGCAAAAACCGTCTGGGAATGTAGCAACTGCGGCGAGCGTTACCCGAAATTTTTGGGCCGTTGCGAAAACTGTGGTTCCTGGAACACCTTATCGGAAGTTGTTGTCGCCCCAGCACCCAAATCCTCCCGGGCCCAAGCCCTTACTCCCAAGTCCAACGGGATCCCTCAGTCTGCCCTCCCGATTACGCAGGTGCAACCGGATGATCACCCTCGCCTTGCGTCTGGCTATGGCGAGTTCGACCGCGTCTTGGGGGGAGGCATTGTAGCCGGATCCCTGGTGTTGATTGGCGGGGATCCGGGGATTGGAAAAAGCACGCTGCTATTGCAAACTGCCGAGCACCTGGCCAAGAGCGGGCGAATGCTTTACGTGTCAGGGGAAGAATCGGCCCAACAAATTAAACTGCGAGCGGAGCGCCTGGGGGTGGGATCCGAGCAGCTCTATCTCTTGGCTGAAACCGATCTGGAAGCGATTCTGCTGGAGATTCAGGCTTTGCAGCCTCGTGTGGCGGTCATCGACAGCATCCAGGCCATTTTTTGGGGGCAAATCACAGCCGCCCCGGGATCCGTCTCGCAGGTGCGCGAGTGCACCAGCCTGCTGATGCGGGCGGCAAAAAAATGGGGGGTAGCGCTACTGATCGTGGGCCATGTCACCAAAGATGGATCCCTGGCGGGGCCGAAGGTACTGGAGCATTTGGTGGATACGGTTTTGTACTTTGAAGGGGATCGCTTTCAAAGCCATCGTCTGCTGCGCTCCGTCAAAAACCGCTTCGGGGCAGCCCAAGAAATCGGCGTGTTTGAAATGGCGGAATCGGGCTTGGTGGAGGTGGAAAATCCCTCGCAACTGTTTTTGAGCAGCCGGGATCAGGCCACACCCGGAACCGCCACCATCGTCGCCTGTGAGGGTACTCGCCCCCTAGTGGTGGAGGTGCAGGCGTTGGTCAGCCCCACCAGCTACAGTTCCCCCCGCCGTACCCCCACCGGCATTGAAATGAACCGCTTTTTGCAGATCTTGGCGGTCTTAGAAAAACGGGTCGGGATCCCGCTCTCCAAATACGATGCCTACATTGCCTCCGCCGGTGGCATCAATGTGGCCGAGCCGGCTGCCGATTTGGGGGTAGCCGTGGCCGTGGCGGCCAGCTTTCGGGATCGGCTGGTGGATCCCTTCACCGTCTTGATTGGGGAAGTGGGGTTGGGGGGGCAGGTGCGCCCAGTCTCGCAACTCGAGCAACGGCTGAAGGAAGCCAGCAAACTGGGGTTCCGTCATGCCATTATCCCCAATAGCCCTGTGATGTCAGATTATGGACTGCGCCTAAGCCGGGTAAATCGGGTTCTAGAAGCCTTGATCGTTGCTTTACCCAGTTCCGAAGGTTCAGAGTGA
- a CDS encoding AMMECR1 domain-containing protein: MVPTFKTRFTAIRWLLGGLCVLLALGLGLLTGSPLRTAEETAPVSLPFPLDADSLRMSSHRQEQPFPETLPALARQAIAHYFATGQVLPTPDGIPPHWRRSAGVFVTVSTDRQPRGCWGSLEPSSGDLATATIRAAVGAVSRDWRYVPLRATELETASIQVAMVRRVVPIVSVEGVDPTRMGLFIRSGAQGAVLLPGEALTTEWQLSTARRWAGIPAGQPVELFRVEAELLHEF; this comes from the coding sequence GTGGTGCCCACCTTCAAAACCCGTTTCACTGCAATCCGCTGGCTGTTAGGTGGTCTGTGTGTGCTTTTGGCTTTGGGGTTAGGGCTATTAACCGGATCTCCGCTCAGGACTGCGGAGGAGACTGCCCCTGTCTCTCTGCCTTTCCCGCTAGATGCGGATTCACTGCGGATGTCATCCCACCGTCAGGAACAGCCTTTCCCCGAGACCTTACCGGCGCTGGCGCGTCAGGCGATCGCCCACTACTTCGCCACCGGCCAGGTGCTGCCCACTCCAGACGGGATCCCACCCCATTGGCGACGCTCAGCAGGCGTTTTTGTAACCGTGAGCACCGACCGGCAACCGCGCGGCTGTTGGGGCAGTTTGGAACCCAGTAGCGGAGACTTAGCGACTGCCACGATCCGGGCGGCGGTGGGGGCAGTGAGTCGAGATTGGCGCTATGTGCCATTGCGAGCTACAGAACTGGAGACGGCTTCGATTCAGGTGGCGATGGTGCGGCGAGTGGTGCCCATTGTCTCTGTGGAGGGAGTGGATCCGACGCGCATGGGGCTGTTTATCCGGTCGGGTGCGCAAGGGGCGGTGTTGCTACCAGGGGAAGCCCTGACAACAGAATGGCAGCTGTCCACAGCCAGACGCTGGGCCGGGATCCCTGCTGGACAGCCTGTAGAACTGTTTCGGGTGGAGGCGGAGCTGCTGCATGAGTTTTGA
- the aroC gene encoding chorismate synthase: MANGNCFGVLFSVTTYGESHGGAVGVVVDGCPPRLPLTEADIQAELDRRRPGQSHITTPRKEADRCEITSGVFQGLTLGTPIHVMVRNQDARPQDYSEMATTFRPSHADATYQAKYGIRNWQGGGRASARETIGRVAAGAIAKKILRLAAGVEILAYVQRVKDLEAKVDPAQVAPEQVEANIVRCPDPEVAAAMIQAIEAAGREGDSLGGVVECVARQVPRGLGSPVFDKLEADLAKAVMSLPASKGFEIGSGFAGTYLTGKQHNDEFYMTPSGWRTRSNRSGGVQGGIANGEDITLRVAFKPTATIRQAQNTVTLDGEDTVLAARGRHDPCVLPRAVPMVEAMVALVLCDHLLRHQAQCGSLGLPEGSLPNSPETAQALR, translated from the coding sequence ATGGCCAACGGCAACTGCTTCGGTGTTTTATTTTCAGTAACCACCTACGGCGAATCTCACGGTGGAGCCGTGGGGGTGGTGGTGGATGGATGCCCACCGCGCTTACCGCTGACGGAGGCGGACATTCAAGCAGAATTGGATCGACGGCGACCGGGCCAAAGCCACATCACCACACCACGCAAAGAGGCGGATCGCTGTGAGATCACCTCCGGCGTATTTCAAGGGCTCACCCTGGGCACGCCGATTCATGTGATGGTGCGTAACCAGGATGCTCGCCCGCAGGACTATAGCGAAATGGCTACAACGTTTCGTCCTTCCCATGCGGATGCCACTTACCAAGCCAAATACGGGATCCGCAACTGGCAGGGGGGAGGACGCGCCTCGGCCCGTGAGACCATCGGCCGGGTGGCAGCCGGGGCGATTGCCAAGAAAATTCTGCGGCTGGCTGCTGGAGTGGAGATCCTAGCCTATGTACAGCGGGTGAAAGATCTAGAAGCAAAAGTGGATCCCGCTCAAGTGGCCCCAGAGCAGGTGGAAGCCAACATCGTCCGCTGTCCGGATCCCGAAGTTGCCGCCGCCATGATCCAGGCCATCGAGGCTGCCGGTCGAGAAGGAGATTCCCTGGGGGGGGTGGTAGAATGTGTGGCCCGCCAAGTGCCGCGGGGGTTGGGATCCCCGGTGTTCGACAAATTAGAGGCAGACTTGGCTAAGGCGGTGATGTCTCTGCCGGCCAGCAAAGGGTTTGAAATTGGCTCGGGGTTTGCCGGTACCTATTTGACGGGCAAGCAGCACAACGACGAGTTTTACATGACCCCTTCTGGGTGGCGCACCCGCAGCAACCGCTCTGGCGGAGTTCAGGGGGGCATTGCCAACGGCGAAGATATTACCCTACGGGTTGCCTTCAAGCCCACAGCCACGATTCGACAAGCCCAAAACACCGTCACCCTCGATGGAGAAGACACGGTTTTGGCAGCGCGGGGGCGGCATGATCCCTGTGTGTTGCCTCGGGCGGTACCGATGGTAGAGGCAATGGTGGCCTTGGTGCTTTGCGATCATCTGCTGCGGCATCAGGCCCAATGTGGATCTCTAGGGTTACCGGAGGGTTCTCTCCCTAACTCCCCAGAAACGGCCCAAGCCTTAAGGTAA
- a CDS encoding pantothenate kinase: protein MSFEEEIHGDPAAELWLAAVLGNTHVRWGWFQDQTLLRVELFSAQQPLPWPDQTELWLVGVGSAPVPTGSNCVHRLQLQDVPLGNLYPSLGLDRALALWAAGIHYGWPCLVIDGGTALTLTGADRAGSLVGGAILPGLGLQTQALSDHTARLPKIDWDPDLALPPRWANDTPTAIRSGILYTVLAGVQSFIADWRQRGSDGPVLLTGGDGEWLYSQLQNSGTDSDLHWDPHLVLRGIAQCRRLKHLAKNPLRIK, encoded by the coding sequence ATGAGTTTTGAGGAGGAAATCCATGGGGATCCTGCGGCTGAACTGTGGTTGGCGGCGGTGCTGGGCAATACCCATGTGCGCTGGGGCTGGTTTCAGGATCAGACATTGCTCAGAGTGGAACTCTTCTCTGCTCAACAGCCGTTGCCTTGGCCTGACCAGACAGAGCTTTGGCTAGTGGGGGTCGGCTCCGCCCCGGTACCAACGGGATCCAATTGCGTGCATCGATTGCAGCTGCAGGATGTGCCGTTGGGGAATCTCTATCCCAGCTTGGGGTTGGATCGGGCCTTGGCCCTTTGGGCTGCCGGAATCCACTACGGTTGGCCCTGTTTGGTGATCGATGGGGGTACGGCTCTGACCTTGACGGGGGCGGATCGGGCGGGATCCCTCGTGGGAGGGGCGATTTTGCCCGGTTTGGGGTTACAGACGCAGGCTTTGTCGGATCACACGGCTCGCCTGCCGAAGATCGATTGGGATCCTGACCTGGCTCTTCCCCCTCGTTGGGCCAACGATACGCCCACCGCCATTCGCAGTGGCATTCTCTACACGGTGCTGGCAGGTGTGCAGAGCTTTATTGCCGATTGGCGGCAGAGGGGTTCCGATGGGCCGGTGCTGTTGACCGGAGGGGATGGCGAGTGGCTGTACTCACAGCTCCAAAACAGCGGGACAGATTCAGACTTACATTGGGATCCCCATCTGGTGCTCCGAGGGATCGCCCAGTGCCGGCGGCTGAAACATCTGGCGAAGAACCCGCTGAGGATAAAATAA
- the ribD gene encoding bifunctional diaminohydroxyphosphoribosylaminopyrimidine deaminase/5-amino-6-(5-phosphoribosylamino)uracil reductase RibD: MNCPLNRTPELPPPSSTDEQWMLHAIAQARKGEGLTRPNPPVGAVLVKNGYLLAEGFHPKAGSPHAEIVVLTTAGGQAHGADLYVTLEPCSTWGRTPPCTDAIIRAGIRRVIAGTTDPNPKHAGRGFQLLREANVAVSVGVREPECRALIEPFAMLQRDSRPFVTLKLGMSLDGRLADMYGRSRWITGAAARSQVHALRRRVDGILIGRETALQDDPSLLPNPADGRTPWRIVLDPHGRLPMQLKLFSDAHRQQTIVFLGPEAPEPYRKALETRGVNCETLPTQNGRFRMRCVLRALGARELLHVLCEGGGVLAAALLAENLVDEAWYFIAPKLLGSEGRPAVGGPGWPLADAPNWRILDVQMLPPDVWIRARPQREEE, from the coding sequence ATGAATTGCCCCTTAAACAGAACACCAGAACTTCCTCCGCCTTCGAGCACAGATGAGCAATGGATGCTCCACGCAATCGCCCAGGCGCGCAAGGGCGAGGGTCTGACGCGCCCGAATCCGCCCGTCGGCGCAGTCCTTGTGAAGAACGGATACCTGCTAGCCGAGGGGTTTCATCCAAAGGCAGGCAGCCCTCATGCGGAAATCGTTGTGCTGACAACAGCGGGCGGGCAGGCGCACGGCGCCGATCTTTACGTCACGCTCGAGCCGTGCAGCACGTGGGGCCGCACGCCGCCCTGCACAGACGCGATCATCCGCGCTGGCATCCGCCGCGTGATCGCAGGGACGACAGACCCGAATCCCAAGCATGCTGGGCGCGGTTTTCAACTGCTGCGCGAGGCAAATGTCGCCGTGAGTGTGGGCGTGCGCGAACCCGAGTGCAGGGCGCTCATTGAGCCATTTGCGATGCTCCAGCGCGATAGCCGTCCGTTCGTCACGCTCAAATTGGGCATGTCGCTCGATGGACGGCTCGCGGACATGTATGGCCGCTCACGATGGATTACAGGTGCAGCCGCACGATCACAGGTTCATGCTCTGCGGCGGCGGGTAGACGGGATCCTGATCGGACGTGAGACCGCGCTTCAGGATGATCCCTCACTGCTGCCGAATCCCGCAGACGGGCGCACGCCGTGGCGGATCGTGCTTGATCCCCACGGACGGCTGCCGATGCAGCTCAAGCTCTTTTCGGATGCTCATCGACAACAGACGATTGTGTTCCTCGGGCCGGAGGCGCCTGAGCCGTATCGCAAAGCGCTGGAGACCCGCGGAGTCAACTGCGAGACACTGCCAACACAGAATGGACGCTTTCGGATGCGTTGCGTCTTGCGAGCACTGGGAGCACGCGAGCTGTTACATGTGCTCTGCGAAGGCGGCGGCGTACTGGCGGCAGCCTTGTTGGCGGAGAACTTGGTCGATGAAGCATGGTATTTCATCGCCCCCAAACTACTGGGCAGCGAAGGCCGTCCGGCTGTTGGTGGGCCGGGCTGGCCGCTAGCAGATGCGCCGAATTGGCGCATTCTCGATGTGCAGATGCTCCCGCCAGATGTTTGGATTCGGGCGAGGCCGCAAAGAGAAGAGGAGTGA
- the sppA gene encoding signal peptide peptidase SppA, translated as MTQGNQLNHILAVSLVVICLIAAIIGGTRPTPEPPRGGVSFEAARGGDRIELVNLEGTIGGSRGSGFVSLPTSPLDQLRDAVQDRSVKAVLLRINSPGGAVGSSQELYRAVTALHEVGKPVIAIMEDIAASGGYYVASAADKIYANPGTLTGSIGVIISGLSFGELLENYGIEPQTFKTGEFKDILSPFRTATPQEQRLLQDLVENTLDQFIRDVAQGRQHLPEEGADEVLDAEMIARREGLDEARVRELADGRIFTGAQALEVGLVDALGGYTEAVEDLRLMTGDPSLSPGGEADNFQRTLRRLLSQGLTSQGQNSGLARFFERNEATRIPGVPLLWMAPEWALR; from the coding sequence GTGACACAAGGGAACCAGCTCAATCACATCTTGGCCGTCTCTTTGGTGGTGATCTGCTTGATTGCCGCCATCATCGGGGGAACACGTCCCACACCGGAACCTCCTCGGGGGGGTGTCAGCTTTGAAGCAGCTCGCGGCGGCGATCGAATCGAGTTGGTCAACCTAGAAGGAACCATAGGCGGATCTCGCGGTTCAGGGTTTGTCAGTTTGCCCACCTCCCCTCTAGATCAGCTCCGGGATGCAGTACAGGATCGCTCTGTGAAGGCAGTGCTGCTGCGTATTAACAGTCCAGGCGGCGCGGTGGGATCCAGCCAGGAACTCTATCGTGCCGTAACCGCCTTACATGAGGTGGGCAAACCGGTGATCGCGATCATGGAAGATATTGCTGCTAGCGGGGGCTATTACGTGGCCAGTGCTGCCGACAAGATTTACGCCAATCCCGGCACCCTAACCGGCAGCATTGGGGTAATCATCAGCGGCCTTAGCTTTGGCGAATTGCTGGAAAACTACGGCATCGAGCCCCAAACCTTCAAAACCGGCGAATTTAAGGACATTCTCTCTCCCTTCCGCACCGCTACGCCTCAAGAGCAACGTCTGCTGCAGGACTTGGTGGAAAATACCTTGGATCAATTTATTCGAGATGTCGCCCAGGGCCGTCAGCATTTGCCGGAAGAAGGGGCCGATGAGGTGCTGGATGCCGAGATGATTGCCCGCCGGGAAGGGCTAGACGAAGCGCGGGTACGAGAGTTGGCAGATGGCCGCATCTTTACGGGGGCACAGGCTCTGGAAGTGGGCTTGGTGGATGCTTTGGGAGGCTATACCGAAGCCGTGGAGGATTTGCGTTTGATGACTGGGGATCCCTCCTTGTCTCCGGGGGGTGAGGCGGATAACTTCCAACGCACGCTGCGGCGGCTGTTAAGCCAGGGACTGACTTCACAAGGGCAAAACTCTGGGTTGGCCAGATTTTTTGAGCGCAATGAGGCCACACGGATCCCAGGTGTACCGCTGTTGTGGATGGCGCCGGAGTGGGCTTTGCGCTAG